Proteins encoded by one window of Candidatus Hydrogenedentota bacterium:
- a CDS encoding alcohol dehydrogenase catalytic domain-containing protein, with the protein MKAIGIQNHGSLEQVRVLELPEPVAAPGEVVVAVRAAALNHLDIWMRIGRAGVELPLPHVLGSDASGVVASVGAGVTGWKAGDEVVVNPGLDCGSCEFCLRGQHSECGAFTIVGMGRPGTFAELVAVPARNLQAKPPHLSWEEAAALPLAYLTAWRMLMAQAQLRAGETVLIHGIGGGVAVAALQLAVLGGARVLVTSSSVDKLARASELGAVQGVPYRGGKVAESVLEFTEGRGVDVVVDTVGAATWPINMEVLRKGGRAVHCGVTTGPHVEANLSAIYWKQLSILGSTMGSHEDFRALLSAVNASGMKPVLDEVFPLESGRLAQQRMEQGQQFGKIVLAV; encoded by the coding sequence GTGAAAGCAATTGGCATTCAAAACCATGGCAGTCTGGAACAGGTACGGGTGCTGGAGTTGCCCGAGCCGGTGGCGGCGCCGGGTGAAGTGGTGGTGGCGGTTCGGGCGGCGGCGTTGAACCATCTGGATATCTGGATGCGGATCGGGCGGGCGGGGGTGGAGCTTCCGCTACCGCATGTGCTGGGGTCGGACGCGTCCGGGGTGGTGGCGTCGGTGGGGGCGGGGGTGACGGGTTGGAAGGCGGGTGACGAGGTGGTGGTGAATCCGGGGCTGGACTGCGGGTCTTGCGAGTTCTGCCTTCGGGGCCAGCACAGTGAGTGCGGCGCGTTTACGATTGTGGGGATGGGTCGTCCGGGGACGTTTGCGGAGCTGGTGGCTGTGCCGGCGCGGAACTTGCAGGCGAAGCCGCCGCATCTTTCCTGGGAGGAGGCGGCGGCGCTGCCGCTGGCGTATCTGACGGCGTGGCGGATGCTGATGGCGCAGGCGCAGCTGCGCGCGGGGGAGACGGTGCTGATTCACGGAATTGGTGGCGGCGTTGCGGTGGCGGCGCTGCAGCTGGCGGTGCTTGGGGGGGCGCGGGTGCTGGTGACGTCTTCTTCGGTGGACAAGCTGGCGCGTGCGAGCGAGCTGGGTGCGGTGCAGGGCGTGCCGTATCGTGGCGGTAAGGTGGCGGAGAGCGTGCTGGAGTTTACGGAGGGGCGCGGGGTGGATGTGGTGGTGGATACGGTGGGGGCGGCGACGTGGCCGATTAATATGGAGGTGCTGCGGAAGGGCGGGAGGGCGGTGCATTGCGGGGTGACGACGGGGCCGCACGTGGAGGCGAATCTTTCGGCGATCTACTGGAAACAGCTTTCGATTCTGGGGTCGACGATGGGCAGCCACGAGGATTTCCGGGCACTGCTTTCGGCGGTGAACGCGTCGGGGATGAAGCCGGTGCTGGACGAGGTGTTCCCGCTGGAGTCGGGCCGTCTGGCGCAGCAGCGGATGGAGCAGGGGCAGCAGTTCGGGAAGATAGTGTTGGCGGTTTAG